GTGGTCTCCGGGGACAACACGGTCTCGTCGGTGGGTCTTTACGTCAAAAACTGGGGCGCGCCGATCATGTTTGCCATCAATGCCTGCATCACGGTCGCCTGTATGGTATTTCTCTATCTGCTGTATGAACGGCTGCTGAAAAAAGGCAAGATCGCGTCGTTCAAAAAGTATATTTCGCTTTCGCTGATTTTGGTCATCTGCCTTTATTCGCTGTTCATCCTGACCGCGGGCAAGGCCTCTTCGGAGAGCACGAAAGAGTTGGTCGACAACTCCCTGAACTCGGCCGATCTTCAGATTCCGGGCGCGCCGGAGGATGAGTTTTACCGCATCGACGTGCTCGACGGACTCGACAATCAGGGGTTATATTGGCGCAAATCCTCAATCAACTTCTTCCACAGCGTCGTCTCGCCTTCTATCATGGAATTCTACGAGTTCATCGGCGAGGAGCGCAACGTCGCGTCCCGTCCTTCGGCTACCCGAAACGGCCTGCGCTCGATCACCTCGGTCAAATATATCTTCGAAAAAGAAGGAAAAACCTCCTACCAGTCGTTATACAACACGACTTCGCTGACCAATATGAACGGGTACGACGTCTATGTCAACAACAACTATATCCCGTTCGGCTTCACTTATAAGAATTTCATTTTGGAATACGACGCGAAGAAGGTCGATACCAGCAAAATCAGCGATCTGATGGTTTACGCCCTTGTGCTGGATGACACCGCCGCGGGGCAATATTCCTATCTGTTCGACAGTCAGATCATGTATCCGAGCGAAGAATTGGATTTGACCTCTGCCGGATTCAACGCCGCGGTTGAGGCGCGAAAAACCGAGACCGCATATCATTACACCCGTTCAAATAAGGGGTATTCGGTGGACATCGATTTAGCCAAAGATAATCTCGTGTTCTTCAGCGTGCCGTTTGAGGCCGGCTGGAGCGCGACCGTCAACGGCGAGCCCGCCGCGATTGTAAAAGCCAATGCCGGGCTCACGGCGGTTTTGGCGAAATCGGGGCACAATCACATCGAATTCACCTATCAGGTTCCGGGCCTTGAAAAAGGACTTCTCATCAGCGCGGCGGGGCTTGTTCTGCTGGCCGTGCTGTTCGTCATCGGCGCGGTTTCGGACAGGAAGAAAAAGCGGCTTGCGGCACTCGAGCCGGCTTTTGTGCCGGGAAACGCCGCCGAAGCGGAATTGACACCGGCTGAGAATCTTTTCTCGGAACCGGTCAGCCCGGAACCGTCCGCTACCGAGCCGACGATTACGACAGCCGGCGAAGGCGAGCCGCCGGAGGAACAATTGCAGCAGGAAAAACCAAAAACGGAAGACGGGAAAAAGGACTGACGGAAACAATCCTCAATCAGAAACGGAAAGGGAGTTTGCGGTATGGCAAAGACGCTGTATGTCGTCGTCCCCTGCTATAATGAGCAGGAGGTGTTTCCCGAGACCCAAAAGCGGCTGTGTGAAAAACTTGCCGCTTTGATCGCCGGGAACAAGGTGACGGATCAAAGCCGGATTTTCTTTGTCAACGACGGAAGCAAAGATACGACCTGGAAGCTGATCACCGAGGCCTATGAGAGCGAGCCGCTTGTCTGCGGCATGTCGCTGTCGCGCAACCGCGGGCATCAAAACGCTTTGCTTGCGGGACTGCTCTCGGCGGCCGAACACTGCGATTTCACGATTTCCATCGACGCCGATCTGCAGGACGACATCAACGTATTCGACGAGATGATCGCAAAATACGACGCCGGCGCGGACATCGTCTACGGCGTCAGAGGCGCGCGGGAGACCGATACCGCTTTTAAGCGCAACACCGCGCAGAGTTTTTATAAATTTTCGGCAAAAATGGGTGTCGATACCGTTTATAATCACGCCGATTTCCGCCTGATGAGCCGCCGCGCGATTGAGGCGCTGCGCGAATTCAAAGAAGTCAACCTCTATCTGCGCGGATTGGTTCCGCTGCTCGGCTTCAAGACCGACAAGGTACTGTATGAGCGTACCCCGCGAACGGCGGGCGTCTCCAAATATCCGTTGAAACGGATGCTCGCGCTTGCCCTCGACGGCATCACGGGATTCTCGGTCAAACCGATCCGGATGGTGTTTTGGACGGGGGTGTGGATTATGGTTCTCGCGCTCATTGCGTTCATAGCCGGATTGGTGCTCTATTTGTGCGGCGTGTTTGAAACCGGGATGATGGCGATTGTCGCCGCGCTGTTCTGGCTCGGCGGCATTCAATTGATCGCCATGGGAGTCGTGGGTGAATACGTCGGCAAGGCATATATGGAGACCAAGCATCGGCCGCGGTTTGTGATTTCGGACATCAGAGTCAAAT
Above is a window of Oscillospiraceae bacterium DNA encoding:
- a CDS encoding glycosyltransferase family 2 protein, yielding MAKTLYVVVPCYNEQEVFPETQKRLCEKLAALIAGNKVTDQSRIFFVNDGSKDTTWKLITEAYESEPLVCGMSLSRNRGHQNALLAGLLSAAEHCDFTISIDADLQDDINVFDEMIAKYDAGADIVYGVRGARETDTAFKRNTAQSFYKFSAKMGVDTVYNHADFRLMSRRAIEALREFKEVNLYLRGLVPLLGFKTDKVLYERTPRTAGVSKYPLKRMLALALDGITGFSVKPIRMVFWTGVWIMVLALIAFIAGLVLYLCGVFETGMMAIVAALFWLGGIQLIAMGVVGEYVGKAYMETKHRPRFVISDIRVK
- a CDS encoding YfhO family protein, translating into MIKLKNPLFKKRENLMVWKVFLTALGIGVIMILPFIIKDRGYFFYYGDYNVQQVPFWQYCAEQIKSGNFLWSWETDLGSDFISSYSFYTIGSPFFWFAMIFPSSWMPALMGPLMMLKMAFAAVGAFLFMRRYLKDPDYAMVGALLYAFSSYTVYNIFFNHFIDVVAVFPFMLLAFDLLFEENKWGWFALFTAVNVLTNYFFFVGEVLFFIMYYVLRVTCPDDWKFDFKKLLHAVAEALIGVAVSAFMMLPSFIELMSNPRLNSVFNGWGFYIYGETRRYMGILQALLFPPELPHFTYFIEDSNTRWQSVAAWLPLFALSMVIAFLAAKKSKGSWQKRILVCFGVALLMPGVGSIFYLMKAVYYSRWLYMAVMVMALITVRVLEDFEDYDLKLGMKWNAIFTLFLLIPIAFLPVVSGDNTVSSVGLYVKNWGAPIMFAINACITVACMVFLYLLYERLLKKGKIASFKKYISLSLILVICLYSLFILTAGKASSESTKELVDNSLNSADLQIPGAPEDEFYRIDVLDGLDNQGLYWRKSSINFFHSVVSPSIMEFYEFIGEERNVASRPSATRNGLRSITSVKYIFEKEGKTSYQSLYNTTSLTNMNGYDVYVNNNYIPFGFTYKNFILEYDAKKVDTSKISDLMVYALVLDDTAAGQYSYLFDSQIMYPSEELDLTSAGFNAAVEARKTETAYHYTRSNKGYSVDIDLAKDNLVFFSVPFEAGWSATVNGEPAAIVKANAGLTAVLAKSGHNHIEFTYQVPGLEKGLLISAAGLVLLAVLFVIGAVSDRKKKRLAALEPAFVPGNAAEAELTPAENLFSEPVSPEPSATEPTITTAGEGEPPEEQLQQEKPKTEDGKKD